The proteins below come from a single Triticum aestivum cultivar Chinese Spring chromosome 5D, IWGSC CS RefSeq v2.1, whole genome shotgun sequence genomic window:
- the LOC123124169 gene encoding pectinesterase inhibitor 8-like translates to MRPPSALVVVAAVALVLFGVDATVETTCKAAADKDAHVIYNFCVSELRKHIRSSDADTWGLAKIAANMGVNNAYGAIHDIERLLAKLDTDAKTKVALGQCEGLYDNMKFAFAGAYDEINGRNYATGKEEAAKAVSLAHQCDDAFVKAAVPSPLKQRSLYSVQIAIVCTTITNLIK, encoded by the coding sequence ATGAGGCCACCGTCGGCTCTTGTGGTCGTAGCCGCCGTTGCTCTCGTGTTGTTCGGTGTCGACGCGACCGTGGAAACAACCTGCAAGGCGGCGGCCGACAAGGATGCTCATGTCATCTATAATTTCTGCGTGTCGGAGTTGAGAAAGCACATCCGGAGCTCCGATGCGGACACATGGGGCCTGGCCAAGATAGCGGCTAACATGGGCGTCAACAACGCCTATGGCGCCATCCACGACATCGAGCGCCTACTAGCGAAGCTGGACACGGATGCCAAGACAAAGGTGGCCCTTGGGCAATGCGAGGGGTTGTACGACAACATGAAGTTTGCGTTTGCCGGAGCCTACGATGAGATCAACGGCCGGAATTACGCtacagggaaggaggaggcagcgaaGGCTGTCTCCCTGGCGCACCAATGCGACGATGCCTTTGTGAaggccgccgtcccgtcgcctctCAAGCAACGTAGCCTCTACTCCGTGCAGATAGCGATCGTATGCACGACCATCACTAACCTTATCAAGTGA
- the LOC123119209 gene encoding glutathione S-transferase 4 — protein MAPMKVYGWAVSPWMARVLVCLEEAGAEYELVPMSRNGGDHRRPEHLARNPFGEIPVLEDGDLTLYQSRAIARHILRKCKPEFLGAGSLKESAMVDVWVDVDAHQLEPVLKPIVFNCIINPFVGRDVDQGLVDESVEKLKKLLEVYEARLSSNKYLAGDFVSFADLTHFSFMRYFMATEHAVVLDAYPHVKAWWEALLARPSVKKVIAGMPPDFGFGSGNIP, from the exons atGGCGCCTATGAAGGTGTACGGCTGGGCGGTGTCGCCATGGATGGCGCGGGTCCTCGTCTGCCTGGAGGAGGCCGGCGCCGAGTACGAGCTCGTGCCCATGAGCCGCAACGGCGGCGACCACCGCCGCCCGGAGCACCTCGCCAGAAAC CCCTTCGGCGAGATCCCGGTGCTGGAGGACGGCGATCTGACGCTCTACC AATCCCGTGCCATCGCAAGGCATATTCTGCGCAAATGCAAGCCCGAGTTTCTAGGAGCGGGCAGCCTCAAGGAGTCGGCGATGGTGGACGTATGGGTCGACGTGGATGCCCACCAGCTTGAGCCCGTACTCAAGCCCATCGTGTTTAACTGCATCATCAACCCGTTCGTCGGGAGGGACGTCGACCAGGGCCTCGTCGATGAGAGCGTCGAGAAGCTCAAGAAGCTGCTGGAGGTGTACGAGGCGAGGCTGTCAAGCAACAAGTACTTGGCCGGTGATTTCGTCAGCTTCGCCGACCTCACCCATTTCTCCTTCATGCGCTATTTCATGGCGACGGAGCATGCAGTTGTGCTCGATGCGTATCCGCACGTAAAGGCATGGTGGGAGGCGCTGCTGGCAAGGCCGTCGGTCAAGAAGGTGATAGCTGGCATGCCTCCAGATTTTGGATTCGGGAGCGGGAACATACCATGA
- the LOC123124170 gene encoding pectinesterase inhibitor 8-like: MRPPAALVVVAAVLLVLSGVDATVETTCKAAADEDAHVNYDFCVSELRKHYQSSDADTWGLAKIAANMGVNNAYGAIHDIERLLARPGTDAKTKVALGQCQGLYDNMKFAFAGAYDEINGRNYAAGKEEVAKAVSLAHQCDDAFVKAAVPSPLKQRSLYSVQTAIVCRAITNLIK; the protein is encoded by the coding sequence ATGAGGCCACCGGCGGCTCTTGTGGTCGTAGCCGCCGTCCTTCTCGTGTTGTCTGGTGTCGATGCGACCGTGGAAACAACTTGCAAGGCGGCGGCCGACGAGGACGCGCATGTCAACTACGACTTCTGCGTGTCGGAGTTGAGAAAGCACTACCAGAGCTCCGACGCAGACACATGGGGCCTGGCCAAGATAGCAGCCAACATGGGCGTCAACAACGCCTATGGCGCCATCCATGACATCGAGCGCCTACTAGCGAGGCCGGGCACGGATGCCAAGACGAAGGTGGCCCTTGGGCAATGCCAGGGGCTGTACGACAACATGAAGTTTGCGTTTGCCGGAGCCTACGACGAGATCAACGGTCGGAATTACGCCGCAGGGAAGGAGGAGGTCGCAAAGGCCGTCTCCCTGGCGCACCAGTGCGACGATGCCTTTGTTAaggccgccgtcccgtcgcctctCAAGCAACGTAGCCTCTACTCCGTGCAGACAGCGATAGTCTGCAGGGCCATCACTAACCTTATCAAGTGA